AGATCAATGGGTCGCGTTCCTTCGTAGCGCAGGACTGGATGACCTCGGCATGAAAAAATGGCACGTCGCGTTCGAAAGATCCCTGCCTGAATGCCACCAGGATTTCCTCGAATCGATCGGCTTATCTGATAGGGAAATAAAGACGATCCGGGCCGCATCAAAATAGCCTGGAGAGATAATTCCGGGACTCGTTACTGGCCGGGAGCAAATGATCGCGGGGACAGGTTCCCTGCGGCAGTCTACCCCCGACCGGAACCAGTCCCCATATTTTTCCTTTGATGATCAATAACCAGTCCCTCATCACGCTGTTCCCATACACCACGCATAGGGATCTACGCGCACTAGATACAAAAAAAACACACCCCTGGACCAAAGATGATCCGGGGCACCCCCCTGCCCCGGATCATTCCGCCGCTATGATCTCATGTAACCTGTTGAAAATAGTATGGTCATAGTCCTCCCTGGCCCTGACCTCCAGCACATCATACAGTTTTTCCAGCTGTTTTATTATCTGCTCCAGCCTGCCGTCATCATTAACGAGGAGGTACATCCTGCTCTTCGAGCCGTCCCCTATCTCCCCGCACAATATGCCCTCCAGATTAAAGGCCCGCCTCGCGAACAGACCGGTNNNNNNNNNNNNNNNNNNNNNNNNNNNNNNNNNNNNNNNNNNNNNNNNNNNNNNNNNNNNNNNNNNNNNNNNNNNNNNNNNNNNNNNNNNNNNNNNNNNNGAAAAAGGGTAATACTGCGCGACCCACATCTGGTGTTGACCGACGTCCGTGGCTATAATGGCTTCTTCCCCGGCACAACTCGCGACCTTTCTGATTATAGTCTCCGGCGACAGTCCGTCACGTCCCGTTCTTTCCTGGACCGGGTACTTTTCCCTGATGTCCGAAACAGTCCTCGTCCATGCTTCCCTGTCATTACGCTCGACCAGAGGTAACAGCTGTTCTATCGCATGCCTGACGTCCCCCAGGATATAGATATCGGCTTTTTTTATCTTGT
This region of Candidatus Omnitrophota bacterium genomic DNA includes:
- a CDS encoding ACT domain-containing protein produces the protein TGLFARRAFNLEGILCGEIGDGSKSRMYLLVNDDGRLEQIIKQLEKLYDVLEVRAREDYDHTIFNRLHEIIAAE